A region of Gracilinanus agilis isolate LMUSP501 chromosome 3, AgileGrace, whole genome shotgun sequence DNA encodes the following proteins:
- the FZD4 gene encoding frizzled-4: MARWVLELRVPGASGGVCFSLSPPPPLLLLLLLLLLLGQTRAFGDEEERRCDPIRISMCQNLGYNVTKMPNLVGHELQTDAELQLTTFTPLIQYGCSSQLQFFLCSVYVPMCTEKINIPIGPCGGMCLSVKRRCEPVLKEFGFAWPDSLNCSKFPPQNDHNHMCMEGPGDEEVPLAHKTPIQPGEECHAMGAHSDQYIWVKRSLNCVLKCGYDAGLYNRSAKEFTDIWMAMWASLCFVSTAFTVLTFLIDSSRFSYPERPIIFLSMCYNIYSIAYIVRLTVGRERISCDFEEAAEPVLIQEGLKNTGCAIIFLLMYFFGMASSIWWVILTLTWFLAAGLKWGHEAIEMHSSYFHIAAWAIPAVKTIVILIMRLVDADELTGLCYVGNQNLDALTGFVVAPLFTYLVIGTLFIAAGLVALFKIRSNLQKDGTKTDKLERLMVKIGVFSVLYTVPATCVIACYFYEISNWTLFLYSADDSNMAVEMLKIFMSLLVGITSGMWIWSAKTLHTWQKCSNRLVNSGKVKREKRGDGWIKPGKGNETVV, encoded by the exons ATGGCCCGGTGGGTCCTGGAACTGAGGGTCCCGGGGGCGTCCGGCGGCGTCTGCTTCAGCCTCTCACCGCCACCAccactgttgctgctgctgctgctgctgctgctgctggggcAGACGCGGGCTTTTGGGGACGAGGAGGAGAGGCGCTGCGACCCCATTCGGATCTCGATGTGCCAGAACCTGGGGTACAACGTGACCAAGATGCCCAACTTGGTGGGGCACGAGCTGCAGACGGACGCCGAGCTGCAGCTCACCACCTTTACCCCGCTCATCCAGTACGGCTGTTCCAGCCAGCTACAG ttCTTCCTTTGTTCTGTGTATGTGCCAATGTGCACAGAGAAGATCAACATCCCCATCGGTCCCTGCGGAGGTATGTGCCTGTCGGTCAAGAGGAGGTGTGAGCCTGTTCTGAAGGAGTTTGGGTTCGCCTGGCCCGACAGCCTCAACTGCAGCAAGTTCCCCCCCCAGAATGACCATAACCACATGTGCATGGAAGGCCCTGGGGATGAAGAGGTCCCCCTGGCCCACAAGACGCCCATTCAGCCCGGAGAAGAGTGCCACGCCATGGGCGCGCACTCCGACCAGTACATCTGGGTGAAAAGGAGCCTGAACTGCGTGCTCAAGTGCGGCTATGACGCCGGCTTGTACAACAGGTCGGCCAAGGAGTTCACCGACATCTGGATGGCGATGTGGGCCAGCCTGTGCTTCGTATCGACCGCCTTCACGGTGCTGACCTTCCTGATCGACTCCTCCAGGTTCTCTTACCCCGAGCGGCCCATCATCTTTCTCAGTATGTGctacaatatttatagcatcGCTTATATTGTGAGGCTGACCGTGGGCCGGGAAAGGATATCCTGCGATTTTGAAGAGGCGGCAGAGCCGGTTCTCATCCAAGAAGGTCTTAAGAACACAGGATGTGCTATAATTTTCCTCCTGATGTACTTCTTCGGGATGGCCAGCTCCATCTGGTGGGTCATTCTGACACTCACTTGGTTCCTGGCAGCGGgactcaaatggggtcacgaggCCATCGAGATGCACAGCTCCTATTTCCACATCGCCGCCTGGGCCATCCCGGCCGTGAAAACCATCGTCATCTTGATCATGAGACTGGTGGATGCGGATGAGCTCACGGGCCTGTGCTACGTCGGCAACCAGAACCTGGACGCGCTCACGGGCTTCGTGGTGGCTCCCCTCTTCACCTACCTGGTGATCGGGACCCTGTTCATCGCCGCAGGCTTGGTGGCCTTGTTCAAAATCCGATCCAATCTCCAAAAGGATGGGACGAAAACGGACAAGCTGGAAAGGCTGATGGTCAAAATCGGAGTCTTCTCGGTGTTGTATACGGTGCCGGCCACGTGCGTGATTGCTTGCTATTTCTACGAGATCTCCAATTGGACGCTCTTCCTCTATTCGGCCGATGATTCAAACATGGCGGTGGAGATGCTGAAAATCTTTATGTCTTTGTTGGTGGGGATCACTTCTGGCATGTGGATCTGGTCCGCGAAGACGCTGCACACGTGGCAGAAGTGCTCCAACAGGCTGGTGAACTCGGGGAAGGTAAAACGAGAGAAGAGGGGAGATGGTTGGATAAAGCCTGGGAAAGGAAACGAAACTGTAGTGTAA